Genomic window (Prosthecobacter fusiformis):
TGCGAAGCTGATGTACGGCTCCCAGCTCATGTCATAGGTATGGACGACCTCGATGCCAAAGACTCCCAGGAGGCCGAAAGCCCCTGCTGCCAGGAAGCATAGGCCTGACCAAATGAGAGCATCCTTGATCTCGAGTAGCAAGAGCACACAGAGCGGGATGGATGCGAGCCAGGCAATGGCATGCCCGTAAAGCCCACCCTCAATGGCGCAGAGTCCTGTAAAGCCACAAAAGAGGATGAGAGCAAAAAGGTGGCCCGTGAGGCGGAGGTTCCTCCCACGCCGGAGAATCACCGGAATCATCGCAAAGCACATGCTGCAGATGATGATAATGGCGGCTCCCCACAGATGATCCGCCAGCATGTAAAAAGAGGCGTAAGCGAGGCCAAAAAGAGCTCCCATCCAGCCAAAACGGAGCTGTAGGCGGCTGCGGCGCAGGATTTCTGGATCCTGGCTCAACTCCGTCGGGAGGTAAGTATCCCATAACTTTAACCCCCTGGACGGGATCATCGGGGTAGTGAGACTGGGGGGGACAATCATCATGGGTGGACGTTTTGTCAGAATGCAATCTTGGTGGTCAGTCCAATCCAGTGAGACTGCAATTTTACACGGCTGTCTTTGTATTCCGGCCCCTGGATGGAGCGGGCACTGGAATGCTGCACCGCAGGAAGGTCATACTGGTAGGCGAGGTCGATCTGGTAACGACCGCGAGTATAACCAAGACCGAGAGCAAGCGTATGCTCGGAAATGGCGGCCGTCGTGGGCAGCAATGTATCCGTGGAGACCGGGTTGCTGCCATAGGCATACCCCATACGCAGGGACAGGGATTCGGTGAGTTCGTATTCGAAACCAAGACGGAAGACAAAGCTGTCTTTCCAGTTGAGATCAATGTCGTCATCAAGCGATTTGGAACCTGTGGTGGCATTCACGGCCGGATTGGATCCATTGGCCAGCCGCACCTCCAGCACATCGTAGGCATTGCTCCAATCCACCCATTCCGCCTGACCGCCGACACGCAATTTTTTGAGGGCCTGCCAGGTCATCCCCACGGCGGCTTTCTGCGGCAGGTGGGTGGCCACTTTGGCATCGTATTTGAATTCTCCAGGTACACCCACCAGGCCCGCATCCACTAGCTGGCGGGTCACATCTCCTCGCGCCGTGCCCTCGGTATTGAACTGGGTGGCGGTGCGGTAGCTGAAAGCCATGGCGAAGTCCTTGGTGGGTTTCCAGTGCAGAGCCAGATCACCATTCGCCCCAAAGCCTTCCGTTTCCAGATCCAGCAGTGTTTTAAAGCCTTTAAGCGCGGGCTGCGTCTGGAACGTGTAGGGGGTGGTCAGTTCGTTACGGTTGTAAACAAGGCCGACACTCGCCCCGAGGGCTAATTGATCCGTCAGCCGCCAGCCCAAGCCCAGGGCAGCGCGCATATTGATGATGGAGGAGCGGTGATGCTGCTGGCCATAGCTGGTGGTGCCGGTGGCTCCGCCAGCAGGATCACGAAAGTACCAGTCCGCTAGGCGGGTGGAATCCGTAATCAGGCTCATGCTCATAGCCAGTCTGTCTGCCAAAGGCTGGCGATAGACGATTTCCGGCAGAAGACCCCATGTATCCGTAAGTTTCCCACCCTCATTTTGAGCGTTGTCATATCTGCCACTTGCCCACGCTCCCGCGATGCCCAGAGAGACGTCGGACTTTTCCAGGAAACCGAGTGCGGCAGGGTTCTGCGCTGCCGAAGTCACCGCATCCAGGTCATCCGCCAAGGTAGCTCCCGCCATGCCCATGCTGCGTGCGCCTATGCCATTTCGGTCAATGCCGCTAGCCTGCACTTCGGGCGCAAAAAAGCCCAAAATCCCGATAAAGGATCCAAGTAGCCACAAGGAGCTTTGAACTCTCTCAAGACTAAAGGAACGCCGGGGGAGCGAAAAACGACACATATGGAAAATATGGTTCGTGTTAATAATTAAACCATCTTCTTTTTGTGAATTTTCGCCTTAACGGCTTCATTTTCAGCGAAATTAATGGAATTTCAGGTATAAACAACGTCTGTTAATACGAAAAAGAATTATTTCAATTCGGCGGTTTATCCTTTCGGCCATAAGCGGAAGTTAGCCGTGTATAGGTCAAGAATGGTTATCTCTTTTGGAGGTATGAGGAATGGGTAAAGGTTTGGTTGAGAAAAAGCCTGATCGAGAAGCCAGGTTTTGGCAGATATGCCGCTGATTCTATTCTGATTTTGAGTCAAGCGGTGATAAGATGGCCTAACCAATGAAATATGATAAATTGAAGCTCAGCTTGATGCGGCAGGTGATGCTTTGTCAGTTGGTTTTGCTTTGCTTCTTTGGGTCGCTATAGATATGCCGAGAGTCATCTCATGAAACGTCTTGTTATAATCTCCATCAGCTCTCTCATCGCGGGCGGATTCCTGCTATGGGGCTTTTACATCTGGAAAACACGCAGCACACCGCACATTGCAGTCACAGGAGGGCGTCCACTATCCATCCTTTTGCCCGCGAATGGCACTCACTTCATGCAAAACGATACTCGTTGGGCGAAGGAGAAAATAGGTGGCTCGGAGGAGACGATCCGAAGTGTGGGATGTGCGATGTGCAGCGTGGCCAGTGCCGCCCAGTACCTCGGAGAAACAACAGATCCCGCCACATTCAATCGCCAACTGATTGCTGCTGGAGGATATACTGAGCAGGGCTGGCTGGTATGGTCAGCTGTCTCGAAGATTTTTGAAAAGCGCATCGAGGTTACCGTGCTTAGCCACCCCCTCCCATTCGGCGATGGATCGGGCCTTAGAGCGTGGAGAATATCCAGTCATCAAATTCATCCTCCCGGCAGGCATTCCCCATTGGGTGGTGGTGGTGGGTAAGGATGGATATGAATACCTCGTCCAGGATCCCCTCGTCGCATCAGCTAAGCCGGTCCCACTGTCCATCCGCGCCTCCGGCATTTATTCGGTAAGGGTAGTGAGGCGGAATGCTTGAGCAGTTTCCGGACCGCAGTTCAAGAAGCAAGCCAAGCGGGTGCCTATTCCTGGCTATGAAGGAGATTCTAACGAAATTTGCGCAATGGACTTGCCTAAGTGAAGAGACTGCCCACTGTCGTGATCTGTCCTGAGCAACTATGAGTGCTACCACAATCGCGTTCCTGAATTTCAAAGGCGGTGTCGGCAAGACAGCCACGACAGTGAATCTAGCGGCTGCGCTGGCGCATTATCACCAGCAAAGGGTGCTGATTGTGGATCTGGATCCTCAGTGTAATGCCAGCTTCTGGCTGATGCCACCGGCGGACTGGAAAGCGCATGTGGATGGCGGCAGGCATTCGAGCTTCCAGATTTTTCAGGATGAAATCATGGGGACGCACCGCTTTGATTTCGACAAGGCGGTGGTCAGGGCTGTGCCGCGCAAGGGCGGTATTTCGATGATCTCCCGTCTGGACATCCTGCCTGCGGCGGTGCAGTTGATCACTATTGAAGACCGCATCCACCAGAACAAGTATGCGCGTTTTTTTGAGTTTCTGTACAAGGCTCTAAAACCGCATTACAAGGATTACGACTACATTTTCTTCGATTGCCCACCGAACGTGTACTCCATTTCAAAAAATGCACTCTATGCTGCTGAGAACTGCGTAGTGCCTTACGTGCCGGACTTTCTCTCACTCTCGGGTTTCCAGCTTCTGGCCGAGCAGATCGAGCAGTTCAATGACCGGATCAGCGGTTTTAAAGGACTGCGCAGAAGAGCTTCGATCGTTGGCTTGCTGGCCAGTCATTACAAAGCCAGCAAAACCCATGACCAGGGGCTGAATGAACTGGAGGTGACGCTGGGCCGCCTGAAATCTGAGGGGTTGACGCATCATGAGGCGAAGTTGTTGCTTCCACCCATCCGCCATCTGGCGGATGTGTCTGAATCCACCAATGAGCATCTGCCCGTGATTCTCCACAAGCCTAACGGGTTGGGTGCGGAGGACTATAGCAAGCTCGCCAAATCCTTTCACCAGCATTTCCAATCTCTCTGAATCCATGAACGACCTTGCCCAACGTCTGCGTGCTCTGGCTGGCAGCCTTGAGAAACACGCCCCAAATCTGGACAGCGCGGCCTTTGTCAAAAAGGCGGTGACGTTCAGCAAAGCCCTGACCGGCTTTGAAAGCGCCACAGCGGAAGCACTCAGCGGGTTGGCTCCAGGGCTGCATGAACTGGAGAAACTTCTGGCGAGTCCAGATAAAAAAGCGCTGAAGGAGCCTGTGATGAAAAAGCTGTTTCAAGAGGTGCTGCAGACAAAGCCTCCGGCGGATGCCAAACTGCCTGCGCAGCACAAGCTGTTTTTGAAACTGGTCAAAGAGAATGGGGCGGGTGAACTGGCTTTGGCGGCTGTCCGTAGTGCCGTGAGCAAAGCTCAGCTACCGGTCGAGCCGCCACCGAAGGATAAGGAATCCCTACAGGCGGAGCTTCTACGCTTGGGTCGGCTGGATGAGGGGGGCTTTGCGGACGAATTGGATGTGCGCTACAAAAAACTGACGGACCTGAAGAGTCTGGCCAAGGCGAATGCGCTGCCTGTGCCCAAAGCGGTGGAGAAAGCCTGGTTAGTACGAGAGCTGCGACGTATCTCCCTCCGTGTGGCCAGTCACCAATTGACCTGAGAAATGGCACGCACCGCTCTGGAGATCCTGCGATACACCCGCACTGAGGCGTGGGTGGAGGATCTTCTTTTTGCGCATCCAGAACTCTTGTCCCCAAATCTGCCACCGCCACGGCGGCAAGTGTCGTTTGCTGGCAGCAGGGTGGACTTGCTGTTTGAGGATGAGGAACAGACAGTGCTGGTAGAGATCAAACGCGGCGTCATCGACCTAGCTGCATTGGCGCAGATGAAGCGATACCGGGTGCTTTTGAAACAGCCAGGCCGCCTTTTTACTGGCTATCTGGTGGGGGCTTCGATTTCGGACGAAGCGGCTGAATCTCTGAAAAAATCGGGAGGGCGGCTGAAGTTTCGGCAGATAGGCAGGGATATTCCAAGGGAGATTAACCTGTGCCAGAAATGCCGCCGGGCGAGGCATCAGGCGATCTCGGCCTGCCCATTTTGCGGGGAGAAACAGATTTTGCGCTGATCTTTTCCTGAAAGGTCACGCCCGGCCCCATCGTTTCGGCGGGCGTAACTGTAAATACCCCCTGTTTATGAACCCCACTTCCACCTCCTTTGGTCGCCGCCAGTTCGTCGCAGGCGCGGCGCAGTCCTTTCTTGGCGTGACGGCGCTCAGCCAGCTAGGTACGAAAGCCTTTGCTGCCGGGGAAAACACAAGCCCGTTGAAGCAGGTGCCGACGGCTCGCAATGTGATCTATTTGTACATGACTGGGGGCATGAGTCACCTGGATACATGGGATCCAAAGCCGGAGAGCGATGTGATGGGATTGACAAAAACCATCAAAACCAAGGTGGACGGCATCCGCCTGAGTGAAAACATCCCCCTGCTGGCGCGTCATGCGGACAAGCTGGCCATCCTTCGCGGCATGAATTCCACCCAGGGTGCGCATGAGCAGGGAAACTACTACATGCACACCAGCTACACGCAGCGGAGCAGCATCCGCCATCCCTCCATGGGCGCGTGGTTGCAGAAATTTCAGGACCGGGGTAACCCAACATTGCCGGGCAGTGTGATGATCGGTAATGACAGCCGCCATCCGGGAGCAGGCTTTTTTGAATCCCGCTTCTCCCCGCTGATGATCAATGATCCCGCCAGCGGCATCAATAACGTGCGTCCGCTGGATTGGTTCACGGAGGATCGCTTCGCCAGCCGTCTGAGCCTGGCCAAAAAGCTAGACCAGAAATTCGCCTCCACTTACGACGTCAAGAACGTGCGCGCCTATAGCGACATGTACGATGATGCGGTGAAGATGATGAAGAGCGAGGAACTGAAGGCCTTTGACCTGGATGCCGAGCCGGATGCTCTGCGTGAAAAGTATGGGCGTGACAGCTTCGGCCAGGGCTGCCTGCTGGCCCGCCGCCTGGTGGAGCATGGGGTGCGGCATGTGGAGGTGAGCTTTGGCAACTGGGATACCCACAATGCCAACTTTACCCGTGTGCCGGAACTCTGCGATGAACTGGACTCCGCCATGAGCGCCCTGATTGGCGATCTGGAAGCCCGTGGCATGCTGAATGAAACGCTCGTGGTGCTAGCCACCGAATTCGGCCGCACGCCCGAGATCAATGCCAATGATGGACGCGACCATCACCCTGCCGGATTTAGCTGTGTGATGGCCGGTGGTGGTATCCGTGGTGGCCAGATTTATGGGGCCACGGACGAGAACGGGGATAAGGTGGTGGAA
Coding sequences:
- a CDS encoding OmpP1/FadL family transporter translates to MGFFAPEVQASGIDRNGIGARSMGMAGATLADDLDAVTSAAQNPAALGFLEKSDVSLGIAGAWASGRYDNAQNEGGKLTDTWGLLPEIVYRQPLADRLAMSMSLITDSTRLADWYFRDPAGGATGTTSYGQQHHRSSIINMRAALGLGWRLTDQLALGASVGLVYNRNELTTPYTFQTQPALKGFKTLLDLETEGFGANGDLALHWKPTKDFAMAFSYRTATQFNTEGTARGDVTRQLVDAGLVGVPGEFKYDAKVATHLPQKAAVGMTWQALKKLRVGGQAEWVDWSNAYDVLEVRLANGSNPAVNATTGSKSLDDDIDLNWKDSFVFRLGFEYELTESLSLRMGYAYGSNPVSTDTLLPTTAAISEHTLALGLGYTRGRYQIDLAYQYDLPAVQHSSARSIQGPEYKDSRVKLQSHWIGLTTKIAF
- a CDS encoding ParA family protein, with amino-acid sequence MSATTIAFLNFKGGVGKTATTVNLAAALAHYHQQRVLIVDLDPQCNASFWLMPPADWKAHVDGGRHSSFQIFQDEIMGTHRFDFDKAVVRAVPRKGGISMISRLDILPAAVQLITIEDRIHQNKYARFFEFLYKALKPHYKDYDYIFFDCPPNVYSISKNALYAAENCVVPYVPDFLSLSGFQLLAEQIEQFNDRISGFKGLRRRASIVGLLASHYKASKTHDQGLNELEVTLGRLKSEGLTHHEAKLLLPPIRHLADVSESTNEHLPVILHKPNGLGAEDYSKLAKSFHQHFQSL
- a CDS encoding endonuclease NucS domain-containing protein codes for the protein MARTALEILRYTRTEAWVEDLLFAHPELLSPNLPPPRRQVSFAGSRVDLLFEDEEQTVLVEIKRGVIDLAALAQMKRYRVLLKQPGRLFTGYLVGASISDEAAESLKKSGGRLKFRQIGRDIPREINLCQKCRRARHQAISACPFCGEKQILR
- a CDS encoding DUF1501 domain-containing protein; this encodes MNPTSTSFGRRQFVAGAAQSFLGVTALSQLGTKAFAAGENTSPLKQVPTARNVIYLYMTGGMSHLDTWDPKPESDVMGLTKTIKTKVDGIRLSENIPLLARHADKLAILRGMNSTQGAHEQGNYYMHTSYTQRSSIRHPSMGAWLQKFQDRGNPTLPGSVMIGNDSRHPGAGFFESRFSPLMINDPASGINNVRPLDWFTEDRFASRLSLAKKLDQKFASTYDVKNVRAYSDMYDDAVKMMKSEELKAFDLDAEPDALREKYGRDSFGQGCLLARRLVEHGVRHVEVSFGNWDTHNANFTRVPELCDELDSAMSALIGDLEARGMLNETLVVLATEFGRTPEINANDGRDHHPAGFSCVMAGGGIRGGQIYGATDENGDKVVEGSTTIPDLNATIGYALGLPLDQVLYSPTKRPFTIADKGKPLTQLFG